From the genome of Bacteroides sp. MSB163, one region includes:
- a CDS encoding DUF5932 domain-containing protein has protein sequence MEDKKFKVIIVEDVKLELKGTEEIFRHEIPNAEVIGTAMTESEFWTLIEAGVPDLVLLDLGLGGSTTIGVDICRNIFKRYPGVHVLIFTGEILNEKLWVDVLNAGADGIILKTGELLTKTDVQAVMDGKKLVFNYPILEKIVDRFKQSVANDAKRQEAVISYDIDEYDERFLRHLALGYTKDMIANLKGMPFGVKSLEKRQNDLVNRLFPQGERIGVNATRLVVRALELRILDIDNLEADDE, from the coding sequence ATGGAAGACAAGAAATTCAAAGTAATTATTGTAGAAGACGTCAAGCTTGAATTGAAAGGAACGGAAGAAATCTTCCGTCATGAAATACCCAATGCAGAAGTTATCGGTACGGCCATGACCGAAAGTGAATTCTGGACATTGATAGAAGCCGGAGTTCCTGATTTGGTATTACTGGATTTAGGTTTGGGTGGTTCTACTACTATTGGTGTGGATATCTGCCGGAATATATTTAAACGCTACCCGGGAGTACACGTACTCATATTTACCGGAGAAATTCTGAATGAAAAGCTTTGGGTGGATGTTCTGAATGCGGGTGCTGACGGTATTATTTTGAAAACAGGTGAGTTGCTTACGAAAACAGATGTACAGGCAGTAATGGATGGAAAGAAGCTGGTTTTTAATTATCCTATTTTGGAAAAAATTGTAGACCGTTTCAAGCAATCTGTTGCGAATGATGCCAAACGTCAGGAAGCGGTTATCAGTTATGATATTGATGAGTATGACGAGCGTTTCCTACGCCATCTGGCATTGGGGTATACCAAAGATATGATTGCTAACTTGAAAGGTATGCCTTTTGGAGTTAAATCTCTGGAAAAGCGTCAGAATGATTTGGTAAACCGTCTGTTTCCACAAGGAGAGCGGATAGGAGTGAATGCAACCCGTCTGGTTGTGCGTGCTTTAGAACTCCGTATTCTTGATATAGATAATCTGGAAGCAGATGATGAATAA